The Tardiphaga alba genome includes a window with the following:
- a CDS encoding lipopolysaccharide biosynthesis protein, which yields MSLVKQTSVYFAANAASAAFGLLNVVIFTRLMTPAEYGIYIIGTALAAIIGAILFTWLRQAIARHEAKADGTDMRATVIAGFLCISLPLPLVVLAAAHFSAYDLKAVPAGIVFALCVGFYELSIELLRARQQTHHVLYATLGRAVLVTLLGCGVLYVGGDGRALLLSGGVAYTLAALLVSREVWGRTKIDFSQTRLWHFIAWGMPLTFSIGLLALATSTDRFIVAYLAGSGAAGQYGASVDLARQALIIPAISAASAFVPIAVKLLANEGKEAVQTHLKSCLELLLAITLPCCIGFAMLAPRISNLVLGEEFRAVGASIIPIVSIAVIFQIFVQQYLHISFFLSSQNRFYLINAVVTFVLGTILSYFLIDAFGVHGAAWGRVASEIISLLSALWLVRSAFTLPFPLMKSAKVGLAVGAMAVTIAIIDPLFRDWDRIAVAVLVPFGAVIYLAACWVLDVADIRGKAMRAIVRFRSRFAPQD from the coding sequence TTGTCGCTGGTCAAGCAAACCTCGGTCTATTTCGCAGCCAACGCGGCATCCGCGGCGTTCGGCCTGCTCAATGTCGTCATCTTCACCCGCCTGATGACGCCTGCCGAATACGGCATCTACATCATCGGCACCGCGCTCGCCGCCATCATCGGCGCCATTCTCTTCACCTGGTTGCGGCAGGCCATCGCGCGCCATGAAGCCAAGGCCGACGGCACCGACATGCGGGCGACGGTGATCGCCGGCTTCCTCTGCATCAGCCTGCCGCTTCCGCTCGTCGTGCTGGCCGCCGCCCATTTCAGCGCTTACGATCTCAAGGCCGTTCCGGCCGGCATCGTGTTCGCGCTCTGCGTCGGCTTCTACGAGCTCAGCATCGAATTGCTGCGCGCGCGACAGCAGACCCACCACGTGCTCTACGCGACGCTCGGCCGCGCGGTGCTGGTGACATTGCTCGGCTGCGGCGTGCTCTATGTCGGCGGCGATGGCCGCGCGCTCCTGCTATCGGGCGGCGTCGCCTATACGCTCGCGGCGCTGCTGGTCTCCCGCGAGGTGTGGGGCCGCACCAAGATTGATTTTTCGCAGACCCGGCTGTGGCACTTCATTGCATGGGGCATGCCGCTGACCTTCTCGATCGGCCTGCTCGCTCTGGCGACATCGACGGACCGGTTCATCGTGGCCTATCTCGCCGGATCCGGCGCGGCCGGGCAATATGGCGCATCGGTGGATCTGGCGCGCCAGGCGCTAATCATTCCGGCCATCAGCGCCGCCTCCGCCTTTGTGCCGATCGCCGTAAAACTGCTCGCCAATGAGGGCAAGGAGGCCGTTCAGACCCATCTGAAGAGCTGCCTCGAACTGCTGCTCGCCATCACGCTGCCCTGCTGCATCGGCTTCGCCATGCTGGCCCCGCGCATCAGCAATCTCGTGCTCGGCGAGGAATTCCGCGCCGTCGGCGCCAGCATCATTCCAATCGTCTCAATCGCTGTGATCTTCCAGATCTTCGTGCAGCAATATCTCCACATCAGCTTCTTCCTATCCAGCCAGAACCGCTTCTATCTGATCAATGCGGTGGTCACCTTCGTGCTGGGGACGATCCTCTCCTATTTTCTGATCGACGCATTCGGCGTCCATGGTGCAGCCTGGGGTCGTGTCGCATCCGAAATCATCAGCCTGCTCAGCGCGCTCTGGCTGGTGCGCAGCGCGTTCACGCTACCGTTCCCGTTAATGAAGTCGGCGAAAGTGGGGCTCGCCGTGGGCGCCATGGCCGTCACGATCGCCATCATTGATCCGCTGTTCCGGGACTGGGACAGGATCGCCGTCGCGGTGCTCGTGCCGTTCGGCGCGGTCATCTATCTCGCCGCCTGCTGGGTGCTCGACGTCGCCGATATCCGCGGCAAGGCCATGCGCGCGATTGTGCGGTTTCGTTCCCGGTTCGCGCCCCAGGATTGA